From the Anaerolineae bacterium genome, the window AGGACTGAGTAAGATAGTTTCAACTACTCTGACATAGAATCCCATTAACTTTGACATGCTTTTTCATTAACTTTGAGATCCTACAAATAATTGTGGCCTGGGTACGGATCACCTCTGTATTGGGATTATCGCCGCCAATTATAAAAGACAATCCCACAATCTCCGGCAAATTAGGAAAGCCCCGCCCGCCCACAATCTCCAAACGGCCCTCGCGCTGTTGATTTTTGGGGACCGCTTTGAACAACTGCACCGAACAGGTATCGTAGGCCACCACCTGCTGCAATTGGGCCAGGATACGTTCAATAACCTCATCCAGGTTCAAAGCGGTGGTCAAAACCAGGGCCGCTTCCCGCAAGGTCTCCGCTGCCTGGCGCTGGTGCTGCTCCACCTCAAATAAGCGGCTATTCTGCACGGCGCTGGCCAACACATTGGCAATCTGCTGGAGGCCGGGCAATTGCTCCTGATGAAAGAAATCCGGTTGAGCACTGGCCAGGTTGAGGGCGCCCAGCACCTCATCCCCGGCCAACAGGGGCACGTTTACCCGCGACCGAAAACCGGCCCGGTAGAGTAACTGCTCGGCCAGAAATTCTGTCTCCGTGCTTAAATCCCGCGTCAGATGGGGCTGACCGGCTAAAATGTCGGCAGCGGCGGCGGTTGTGGAGCCGGGCATTACCGTTCCTTCCTCCAGGGTGGGGAAAGGAGATTCCAGGATAGACATAATGAATTTCTCGCCGGCCTCATCTATCAGCGCCAGGCTCACCCGGTCGCAGCCGGTCAGTTCTTTCAGGCCCTCTACCAGCAGGGGAAACGCCTCATTCACGTTTAAGGTGTTAAGGGAACGGGCCATGCGCCCTATAATCTCTTGTTCAAAACTATGCCGCTGTAACGCCGCCGCCGAGCGTTTGTATGCGGTGATATCTCGACTGACGCCAATCAGCCCCATAATATTCTTCTGGTCGTCAAAGAGGGGCACTTTGATAGTTTCAAAAATGATTGTTTCATCCTTTTGGCTGGTTAATTGTTCTTCAACGTAAACAGGCTCACCTTTTTGCCAGGCCACCTGGTCACTCCGCCGACACTGCTCGGCCAAATCTGGGGCAAATAATTGTTCATCTGTTCTGCCCACAATCTGCTCTTTTTCTAAACCTACCAACTCCGTAAAGGCTCTATTGGCAAT encodes:
- a CDS encoding PAS domain S-box protein, with the protein product MHILMAVKENNDYQVVASALKENSPAGEVTWASRGEEVLQHLQTETFDLVLLDREMYKQILDALQKVEEKHRVTLDSMGDAIHVVDSDLRLILCNTTFKQWNEELGLDSDVLGRTIFEVFPFLPNQVREEYRQVFESGQMLVTTERSVAAGREFFTETRKIPIVENNQVSRIVTVIRDITKQRQVEEALRASQEYAMNIIESSPDIIVTVDTDRRIVEFNRAAQTAFDYRPEEVIGRHIDLLYADPQEGLLIHHETIETGQCTREILNRRKNGEVFPVLLSASVLRDAQGQTVGVMGLARDITEWKQAEKALQKSNSQLHALIEALPDVVYFKDVQGRNLIANRAFTELVGLEKEQIVGRTDEQLFAPDLAEQCRRSDQVAWQKGEPVYVEEQLTSQKDETIIFETIKVPLFDDQKNIMGLIGVSRDITAYKRSAAALQRHSFEQEIIGRMARSLNTLNVNEAFPLLVEGLKELTGCDRVSLALIDEAGEKFIMSILESPFPTLEEGTVMPGSTTAAAADILAGQPHLTRDLSTETEFLAEQLLYRAGFRSRVNVPLLAGDEVLGALNLASAQPDFFHQEQLPGLQQIANVLASAVQNSRLFEVEQHQRQAAETLREAALVLTTALNLDEVIERILAQLQQVVAYDTCSVQLFKAVPKNQQREGRLEIVGGRGFPNLPEIVGLSFIIGGDNPNTEVIRTQATIICRISKLMKKHVKVNGILCQSS